The genomic segment CAGGGTCCTGGAATTGAGACTTATGTGACCTTGGCCACGTAAGTAGAATATCCTGGCATGAGTGTGTGGATCCCTCTATGCCAGGTCCACAACTTTGATACCCACCTCGGCACCTCTTTCTATAGATGACTGGTTCCAGTGTTAAGTGGGACCATTTGAAGACAGTGGCATTAGTAGTGCCAGGGCCTGGTTTCTTCTCTGAGTTGGAGAGTTTGGGAAGAAGATGGGCTTGGGGTGGATGTATGTGTGTTGAGGGGGCGAGGGTTGGGGGGAGTGGATAGTTGTCGTTGAGAAGGGGGCTATTTATGATTTCATCTGTCCCCATCTTGCCAGGGCAGTGTGACCTTTGAGGATGTGGCTGTGTACTTCTCCTGGGAGGAATGGAGTCTCCTTGATGATGCTCAGAGATGCCTGTACCAcaatgtgatgctggagaacttgGCACTTATAATCTCCTTGGGTATGACTGTCAAACTCATCTCTGTTCTTTGAACTGCCTCTGccctttttttccccaggagCAGTCTATCCTCACGTCAGGACCCTGGACACTGCTCCCTTCCCCAGTTCCCTGAATTGGTGCTAAGGTTGGTTGGGCTGAGATTTGCGCACTGTGCTCTCCTTCCTTTAGCATATCCAACACTAGCCTTCCTGTCGACTTGcactcttattattttttaaaattcttttcattattcttttccattatggtttatcatagatttttaatttctttggttCTTGTGTCATCAGAGTGCCATGTATTTGATTGCTGAGAGAGTGGAATCAGGTTGGAGAGCCCACAGAATTTCACAGGATGTATGTGAATCAAGCAAGATGGCTCAGATGGAGCCTGGCCCTGCATCGTAGTACATAAAGGACATGATGACAGTGCTGTATTCAAACTGCAACAGAAACCCGTTGAGTTTGACTAAAATTTTGATTCCAGTGGCacacttcatttgtgtctttccttcttcccctttCCTGACACTTTGCTGCTTCATCATTTCTTTTGTCACTTACACTCTCACTTCTAACCTGTGGTCAACCTCACATTTCCGGACTCCTCTCTCACCTGTTTTTCTCACCACTGCATTTGCAGTGCCTTCCGCATTGGCCTCTGTGTGTTGTTTCATGAGGTGTGCACACGTTCTTAAATAGCCCTGCAACACCAGGTGCCCTGATACAATTGTATTTTCTTGGGTCTTgacacagattttttaaaattattttatttttattcttttgagtgtgtgtgtgacacagCCTTTTTATACAGTGTTTGTGTGTCACCAGCAGAAAAGTTCCTTTTGAAAGTTGGTTGTTGAGGAATGAGTTGCAGACCCTGTGTCTCTGCTTTGTGTGTCCAGCACATGGTTGTGCCATTCACCTCATGAGGTCTCTCCCATTCTCTCATCTTGATAGCCCAGTAGTTCTAAGCAGCCCCATCCTCAACCAGAACCAACTCTTTGTTCCTGCAAACAATCGCATGGACAGGTTCTTGGGATTATTACACTGAACCTGTGTAGCAGCTACCCCCTCCCACCAAAGTCAGTGTGCACTTCACCAGCATTACTTGCTTTCAGGTTGTTGGCATGGAGCAGAGAATGAAGAGGCACCTTCTGAACAGAACATTTCTGTACATGGAATGTCAGAGGTCAGGATTCCCAAGGCAGGCATGATCTCCCAGAAGGCCCATTTTTGTGAGCTATGTGACCTGGACTTGGGAGACATTTTGCACTTGACTGAGCACCAGAGGCAGAAACTGTATGATATTGGAGCATGGGAGAAACACTTGTATCTCAGTGTAAAACATCAGCACCGCAAGCAGCACATTGGAGAGAAATGCCTCAGAAGCAAGATGGGCAAAGCCTCATTTATGAACAACTGCAGATTTTTTGTGTTGGGGAAGTCACTTTCCTGTGGGGAATCCACACAGACCAGGGATAAGTCAAACAGGAGAACTGAGTGTGGAGCAGCCTTTCACAGGAGGAAAACTCATTACAGTCCTGGAGAATGCACTGGAGACTTCAGTTGCAAACATAtagtttctcagcatcagagagTCCTCACTAGGGAAAAATGCTACACatgtaatgaatgtgggaaaTCTTTTAGCAAAAGCTACAGCCTCAATGACCATTGGAGAGTTCATACAGGAGAAAAGCCTTATGAGTGTGGGGAATGTGGCAAATCCTTTAGACAGAGCTCTAGTCTCATTCAGCATCGGAGAGTTCACACTGGAGCAAGACCTCACGAGTGTGATGAATGTGGAAAATTATTTAGCAACAAATCCAACCTTATTAAACAccggagaattcatactggagaaagGCCATATGAGTGTagtgaatgtgggaaatcctTTAGCGAAAGCTCTGCACTCCTTCAACACCGGAGTGTTCACACTGGAGAAAGGCCTTATGAGTGCAgtgaatgtggaaaattctttacatACCACTCCAGTCTCATAAAACACCAGAGAGTTCACTCTGGATCAAGGCCCTATGAGTGCAATGAATGTGGAAAATCCTTTACCCAAAACTCTAGCCTCATTGAACACCGTAGAGTTCATAGTGGAGAAAGGCCTTACaagtgcagtgaatgtgggaaatcttTTAGCCAAAGCTCTGCACTTCTGCAGCATCGGAGAGTTCACACTGGAGAAAGGCCTTAtgagtgcagtgaatgtgggaaattCTTTACTTACAGCTCCAGTCTCTTAAAACACCAGAGAGTTCACACGGGATCAAGGCCTTATGAGTGCAGCGAATGTGGGAAATCTTTTACTCAAAACTCCAGCCTCATTAAACAcaggagaattcatactggagaaagACCTTATGAGTGTagtgaatgtgggaaatcttTTAGCCATAGCTCTAGCCTTATTAAACACCGAAGAGTTCACAGTTGTTAAAGGCCTGATAAGTGCAATGAATTTGGGAAATCGTTTACCCATAGATCCAGCTTCAGTGACCACTAGAATGTTTACATTGGAGACAtgctttgtgtgtatatgtatatgggaGATTAATCTTTAGGTTCCTAAAACAGCATAATGTCACATTGGATGAACGCCTTATAAGTATGGCAGTCATGGAAAATCGTGTAGCTGAAGTCTAGCTTCAGTATAATCCAGAGAATTCAGTGGAGAAAGCCTTTATAAGTTCAgcgaatgtgggaaagccttcagctGAAGAATGTATTTCACTGAATACCACAGTTTCAAATGGGAGCACTACCTTCAATGTGCAGGTGTATATGATTTCTTTGTTGAGTGCAACAACACTGGAGGAAATCCCTTATGAAGATGCCATTTGCCTGTTTTGAACCTCATTCATCCAAACATCCACTTAACTTCAGGTATGTGGGAACTGTGTTGCACTTTTTAACCTCTCCAGAACCCTTGCCAGATTGATGTCACTGCTAGTTCTGTAGCAGAAATCATATCACCCCTAACCACCAGGCAGATTTCTATTGTGTGCCACATTCACCCAGCCTAGTGTGTTCAGGGAAGGAAAGCCCAGTGCTGACCTATTTATGGGATGATTCATGAGCAGCTTGAGCACTTAAGTCTTTCCCAGTTTTTTCCCTCCTTCATGAGTTAAAGCATGGATCTTACCCAGTTTTGGCCTAAAGGACTCTGCtggtaatttgaaaagatggacTACACTTTATTGGTATTATTGATATTATTGGTCTCATGAGACTCTAGTGATGGGATTTTCTAGCCTCCAAGACATCAACCCAGGAAACAGTCAGTTTCCCCTTGTTCTTGTTTGTAGAATAGTAAAGGTCTTACTGTTTAAGCCACCATTTATCTTAGGAGTTCCTTCACTGTATGGGGTGGTTTGTTGTTAATTGGGCTTGCTAGCCTGAAGAGATGAAATGCTCTGGTGAGGATCCCAAATTGTGTGCCTCAGTGGAGATAGCATGATGGCAGAATATGCCTCTCCAATTGTGGCCTAGGTTGCATTGCTGCTCAAAGCCttccttttgaccaccttcaagGACCACCTTCGTggtcctaatttataaattatactccATGATATTTTTCAGGTTCAGAGTTCAAACTGAGGAGGGGGCCgtttctgattgctgtgactacTCTCAGTGCTTCTGAGAGCAACATAAACTTGTTCTCTTGTTCACAGGTGATATTGCCTCTTGCTCAGCACTGTTAAGGGAAATCTGTTCCCTGGGTCCTGCAGTGGAGCCCTGTGCCTTGATGTCCTGAATTCTGTAGAGTAACATCAATGATTTTAAGATTATAGAAACACTGGATTAATAGTGGCGGAGACTACAGCATACTGATTAGAATGTGCCCCTTTCAAAAGGTCACTTAATATGTTTAATCACTATGGCTTTGGAGGATAAGCAGGTATGGAAATTCTCAGAACTTCTGAAACTTTTTATCTGTATAACTTAGGGCCTTtgtcaaggaaaagaaaataaaggttttGTGGATTCCTCTGGCCTTTCTGGGCTGTTCATCTAAGGCCATTGTTGTGCAGACAGAACAAGGATAGAGAGGAGAGAGCTCGTTAGTCAGCTCTGTGAGATTTGTGACCCATCCAGTATCCATGTTGAATGAAGTTTCCACTTCAGAAATTGCTTACCTGTTTTTGCTGAGGCAAGTACTGaacctgtccattgagtcagtatggTTGCCAAACCTGATGTTCTAAATGAGGAAATCATGTTCCTATTTAAACTGCACAATTTGatgattttttacatttatgtaaaTCTATGAAACCATCAAACAATCATGATAGTTTCTGTCACCCCATACTTACTTGAATCTCTTTGTCCTCCAAGCAGCCATTAATTTGCTTTTCATTATAACAGATTAGtgtgcattttctagaattttacatGATTGAAATCATAGAGtgtttagtcttttttttccccctttgggtACCCTTATATGACATGTTTATTTTGCAATTCATCAGTGGTGCTTATATGAGTGGTTCTTTTTATATGATTGAGAATTATGTTCTATCACTATACcacaattcatttattcatctgtttatggatattttaattatttctagttTTGGCTGTTACAAATAAAAGCCGTATAGAAATTGGATACAGTTCTTCATATTGAATCGTTTCCTTTCTCTCATGCTGATACCTCAAAATGCAATACCTGAATCAGAGTATAGGTGAATATGTAACTTTTCCAGAAACACCACACTGTCTTTTAAAATGATTGCTCCCTTTTGTGTTCCTACCTGCCGTGTGAGTTCCAATTCTCTCATATCCTTGCTAAAGTGAAtatgatttgcttttaaaaatctgactCTTTGAGTAAATGTATATAGAATTAGAGCACTTTGGTTTTAGTTTCATTTCCCTTATATTTCATGATGTTGAGCATAGTTGGTGTATAGGAGATACAGAAGGGTCAACATGTTAAACAGTTCAGAAGACTCAATTAGCCAAATCTGGATCATGGCCAATTCTAACAAACAAATGGCAAGTGAAtaatatgattaaaataaaatggtaaGTGGGGGGAGTTCTGAGCACTTCTGCTGCTGGGGGTATGTGTTcaatcctggttggggaagtaagagtCCCGAAGCTGCATGGCCTGGCCAAAAGAGAGCCTCCAAGGAAGTTCCAGTAGATACTTCTACTCTAGGAGAACTTACCCTACCCACTGCCCACTAAGCGCAACTGAACTAATAATCAGTTTACCCTGACTACAACAGTTGACGGCCAAAgttctcagcattttttttttttaaaggtgagtgGTACATAGAGGTTAAAAAACTTGCAAGACACACCTACTTATTGCCTAAGATAAATTTTGTATCCAGACTGCAGTCAGTCTACATTAAGTAATGATTGCAGTACGGTAATTACACAATTTAGcactaataattttaaatattttaattttatgcaaCAAAATTATTGGAACTATATAAGGATCTTTACATTTTAGAGACATCTCCTGAAGAGGTTATGTGTAAAATGACTTGTTGTCTGTGATTATAAATAAACCACTAACTGCATGGGGATAGATAAAATAAGAACAACCATAAAAGGATAaatagagaattccctggcaatccagtggttaggaccccacacttccactgcacagggcttgggtttgacccctggttggggaactaagatcctgcaagctgtgtagTATGGGATAAATAACGACAGACATTACTTCCTAGTAGTCTTCTATTTTTGGATATATTTGAAAACAGCCATTACAAAGGGTAGAGTATGTGCTGTTAATTTTGTGTGGTGAGGATAAATGTAAAAGGCCAGGAGGAAACTGAGCTTTGAAACTCTACGAATGTAAATGTCAAAATGGATATTTTAAACATAAGCAAACTTGTCACTTCctaatcttgtttttattttaatagctatCATATTCCGTGTTTATGTAGccatattattccattttattttatctggtgttctttggaaggaatgatgctgaagctgaaactctagtactttggccacctcaagcgaagagttgactcattggaaaagactctgatgctgggagggattgggggcaggaggagaaggtgacgacagaggatgagatggctgaatggcatcactgacttgatggacgtgggtttgggtgaactctgggagttggtgatggacaggggacctggcatgctgcaattcatggggttgcaaagagtcggacatgactaagcaactgaactgaactgaacactgataCAGAAAATCCTACATAGGTTTTGAGgtcatttataactttaaaattgaTAAAAAATATCATTAACATAGAAAATTCGAACAGGAAAAACCCTTAGATATCATGATTCCCACTTTCTTTCTTCAGCAGATAAGTAAATTAGGGCCCAGAAAGGGCAAGTGAGTGACTTGGAGAGCTAGTTAGTAGCAGACTTGGAATTAAACCCAGGCTTAGTAACCACTTGGTccaatgttttgtgtttttttcaatcACAGTTCTAACTTttatttacagtttttatttttagagcaattttaggttcATAACAAGAAGAAAGTACATGCCGCTGCACATGCATCAcctccattatcaacatcccccaccagagtggtccTTCTGTTACAAGTGACGAGCCTTATAATATAACCTTCTGTTATAAGTGATGAGCCTATCCCCATGCACTGTCACCCAGTGTTTATATAGTTCATATGAGGGTTTACTGTGGGTGATGTATATTCTGAGTTTGAATATATTTGAACAAATTTATAATTTGAGTTTGAATAAATTTATaattggtggctcagtagtaaagaatctgcctgccaatacaggagacgtggattcattccatgggttgggaagatcccctaaaggaggaaatggcaacccactctggtcagtattcttgcctgggaagtcccatggacagaggcgcttggCAGGGTGTGGGGTTTCAAAGgattagacacaacttagttcCTAAACAACAACCAGTGCATCACTATAGGACacacagagtagtttcactgccctaaagtcCCGCTATTCCGTGTACTCATCCTTCCCCACATTGCCTGGGAACCAGTGATCTTATTTTACATCTCCCTAGTTTAGCCTTTCCCAGAATGCcgtatagttggaatcatacagtatatggcTTTTTCAGATGGCTGTTTCCACTTACGAATGTGCATTTTAAGTTTCCTccgtaaaacaaatgaaaaagtttACTCCATCATGGCTTGATagtccatttctttttaaaactgaatgatgttccattgtctggatgtaccaccaTTTATCCAAACACTATTGAAGGAGACATCTTGGTTGTGTCCAGAGTTCAAACTGAGAGTTCAGAGTtccttggctattatgaataaagctaccaGAAACAattgtgtacaggtttttgtgtgaacataagttttagAATCCTTTGGGTAGATACTGAGGAGCCATAGTACTGGTAAGACTTAGGTTTGTTTTCTAAGAAACTGCCAATGTGTCTTCCAAGGTGGCCATACTATTCTTACCaacagtgaatgaatgagttcctgttgttccacatcctcaccagcatttggtgtttcAGGGTCTATAGAGTTTGGATTTTAACAGATGTGTaatgctggcaagaatacacagaagaactgtacaaaaaagatcttcacaacccgggtaatcatgatggtgtgatcactcatctagagccagacatcctgaaatgtgaagtcaagtgggccttagaaagcatcactacgaacaaagctagtggaggtgatggcattccagttgagctgtttcaaatcctgaaagatgatgctgtaaaagtgctgcactcaatatgccagcacatttggaaaactcagcagtggccacaggactggaaaaggtcagttttcattccaatcccaaagaacggcaatgccaaagaatgctccaactactgcacaattgcactcatctcacacactagtaaagtaatgctcaaaattttccaagccaggcttcaacaatatgtgaaccatgaactccctgatgttcaagctggttttaggaaaggcagaggaaccagagatcaaattgccaacatccgctggatcatggaaaaagcaagagagttccagaaaaacatctatttctgctttattgactatgccaaagcctttgactgtgtggatcacaatcaactgtggaaaattctgaaagagatgggaataccagaccacctgacctgcctcttgagaaatctgtatgcaggtcaggaagcaagagttagaactggacatggaacaacagactggctccaaataggaaaaggagtacgtcacggctgtatattgtcatcctgtttatttaacttttatgcagagtacatcatgagaaacgctagactggaagaaacacaagctggaatcaagattgccaggagaaatatcaatcacctcagatatgcagatgacaccacccttatggcagaaagtgaagaggagctaaaaagcctcttcatgaaagaggagagtgaaaaagttggcttaaagctcaacattcagaaaacgaagatcatggcatctggtcccatcacttcatgggaaatagatggggaaacagtgtcagactttattttttggggctccaaaatcactgcagatgatgactgcagccacgaaattaaaagacgcttacttcttggaagaaaagttatgaccaacctagatagcgtcttcaaaagcggagacattattttgctgagtaaggtctgtctagtcaaggctatggtttttcctgtggttatgtatggatggagaagctgagcgcctaagaattgatgcttttgaactgtggtgttggagaagactcttgagagtcccttggactgcaaggagatccaaccagtccattctgaaggagatcagccctgggatttctttgaaaggaatgatgctaaagctgaaactccagtactttggccacctcatgccaagagttgactcattggaaaagagtttgatgctgggagggattgggggcaggaggagaagggggcaacagaggatgagatggctggatggcatcacggactcgatgggcgtgagtctgagtgaactccgggggttggtgatggacagggaggcctgccgtgctgcaattcatggggtggcaaagagtcggacacgactgagcgactgaactgaatggtactCATTGTGAAGAATTTTTACGTCAATTCTCATGAATGATATTGGTCTGAAATTTTCTTCTGGTATTTTTTGTTAGGGTATTATGGTAATGCTAGTCTCTGAGAATGAGTTAGGAATTATTCCTTCTGTTTCTGTCCTCTGAAAGAGATTGTAGAGAATTTGtgtaatttcttccttaaacatTTACTGGAATACACCAGTGAACCCATTTTAgtatgttgtgttttgttttaggaAGTTATTAATTACTAATTCAGTTTTCCCTGTTGCTTTATCTTTTCTTATTCCTATTAGCCATAATTTACAGCTTTTGTAGTTGTCCGCAGTTGACTATTCTGTTTTGTCCCACCCTCAGTTTTGGTGGTTTCTATTGAGATACCCTCAAGTCAGAATCTTTTCTTCACTATGTCCAGTCTACAAATAAGCTTATTGAAAGCATTTACTTTTGTTACAGactttttaaatctttatcaTTTCTTCTTGGTTCTGTGGTAGAATTTCCATCTCAGTTATTTGTCTACTTTATCTAGAAGGGCACTAAACACAttaattgttttaaattcctgGTCTCATAATTCCACATGTCTGATATGTCTTGAGTCTGATTCTGATACTTGCTCTGTTCAGACTTTTTTCTCttcaaactttgaaaaaaaatttccttatgCCTTACACCTGTTTTCTTAATAGCTAAGTATCATGTACTCAGTAAATGGAACTACAATCAACAGGTGATTTTAAGGTGTGGAGAGAGGGGTGTTCTGTAGTCCTATGATTAGTtatcagtatttatttttctttttgcattataACTTCCTCATTAACCTGCGGGATCCGTAggaatggtttctttctttctttcttttttttaggaaTGATTTCTTAAAAGTTCCCAAACATAGGAAGTTTTGTTTGTGGTTTAAAGTTTTaagttaaaaagaataatttaaattgaCACATAACATAGGTCTCAGtgtatttgcctttttgcattaggTGGAACAAGGTGGCTGGAGTTGGGCATTTTCCTTCTCCCTGGTCCCTTAGGCTCTGATAAAACCTAAGGCTCTGCTTTAAAAGTTTCTCCTGGAGCACActttatgtaaaaaataaaatgctttgaaCTAGTTGAATAtggttccttttcctttctcctggccAAGATCATTCTCGGAGATAAAAATG from the Capra hircus breed San Clemente chromosome 18, ASM170441v1, whole genome shotgun sequence genome contains:
- the LOC108638103 gene encoding LOW QUALITY PROTEIN: zinc finger protein 154-like (The sequence of the model RefSeq protein was modified relative to this genomic sequence to represent the inferred CDS: substituted 1 base at 1 genomic stop codon), with product MAAAARRNPLQGSVTFEDVAVYFSWEEWSLLDDAQRCLYHNVMLENLALIISLGCWHGAENEEAPSEQNISVHGMSEVRIPKAGMISQKAHFCELCDLDLGDILHLTEHQRQKLYDIGAWEKHLYLSVKHQHRKQHIGEKCLRSKMGKASFMNNCRFFVLGKSLSCGESTQTRDKSNRRTECGAAFHRRKTHYSPGECTGDFSCKHIVSQHQRVLTREKCYTCNECGKSFSKSYSLNDHWRVHTGEKPYECGECGKSFRQSSSLIQHRRVHTGARPHECDECGKLFSNKSNLIKHRRIHTGERPYECSECGKSFSESSALLQHRSVHTGERPYECSECGKFFTYHSSLIKHQRVHSGSRPYECNECGKSFTQNSSLIEHRRVHSGERPYKCSECGKSFSQSSALLQHRRVHTGERPYECSECGKFFTYSSSLLKHQRVHTGSRPYECSECGKSFTQNSSLIKHRRIHTGERPYECSECGKSFSHSSSLIKHRRVHSCXRPDKCNEFGKSFTHRSSFSDH